One Mugil cephalus isolate CIBA_MC_2020 chromosome 8, CIBA_Mcephalus_1.1, whole genome shotgun sequence genomic window carries:
- the LOC125012178 gene encoding hydroxycarboxylic acid receptor 2-like: MKCHFNGTALISVLPPLLATEFILGIVGNGFALWIFCFHMRPWKSSTVLLFNLAMADFLLSIALPLRASYYNSGINWKFGPALCNICLFMLALNRSGSTFFLMAIALDRYLRVVHPHHPINSLSVSKAALGAIGMWFVTALMTSHIFTLEHNTTYCESFMVEVKPQSNFTWHRFEFIFSFYVPLFVILYCTFQIIDHLRKRQLAQQAKIKKALYFIIAVVVLFVVCFLPSNLTQVLIWIKSHKAHESEVCADLEDLTSAFYATICMTYLNSVLDPVVYYFSSPAFKNICRKALHLPQVETVESTEKKTRETGSQSISQL; encoded by the coding sequence CGCTGATCAGCGTGCTCCCTCCGCTGCTGGCGACAGAGTTTATTTTGGGAATCGTCGGGAATGGCTTCGCCCTGTGGATCTTCTGCTTCCACATGAGGCCGTGGAAGAGCAGCACGGTGTTGCTCTTCAACCTGGCGATGGCCGATTTCCTGCTCAGCATTGCCCTGCCTCTCCGTGCCAGCTACTACAACTCCGGGATCAACTGGAAGTTTGGACCCGCCCTGTGCAACATCTGCCTCTTCATGCTGGCGCTGAACCGCAGCGGGAGCACCTTCTTCTTGATGGCGATCGCGTTGGACAGGTACCTGCGGGTGGTGCATCCCCATCACCCCATCAACTCTTTGAGCGTCTCCAAAGCCGCACTAGGTGCGATTGGCATGTGGTTTGTCACCGCTCTGATGACGAGTCACATCTTCACTTTAGAGCACAACACAACCTACTGCGAGAGCTTCATGGTTGAGGTCAAACCCCAAAGCAATTTCACCTGGCACAGGTTCGAGTTCATCTTTTCCTTCTACGTGCCACTGTTCGTGATCCTCTACTGCACGTTCCAAATCATTGACCACCTGAGGAAGAGACAGCTGGCTCAGCAGGCCAAGATTAAGAAGGCGCTCTACTTCATCATAGCGGTCGTGGTGCTCTTCGTGGTCTGCTTCCTCCCAAGCAACCTAACGCAGGTACTGATTTGGATCAAGAGCCACAAGGCGCACGAATCCGAAGTCTGCGCTGACCTGGAGGACTTGACCTCGGCGTTTTACGCCACCATCTGCATGACCTATCTCAACAGCGTCCTGGATCCTGTGGTCTACTACTTCTCCAGCCCGGCCTTTAAGAACATCTGCAGGAAAGCTCTGCACCTGCCCCAAGTCGAGACCGTTGAAAGTACAGAGAAGAAAACTCGGGAGACGGGATCCCAGTCGATCAGCCAGCTGTGA